The Stieleria maiorica genome includes the window CACGGCAACAGCGAGCTGACCGGGACGCTCGTCGGCAGCACCAACCTGGAAGGCGTGCTGGGAACCACCGATCTGCTCCGCGGCCAAGGACACGCCGTCGTCACCAATGCCAACCTCTACGAAGTGCCGGTGCTGATGCAGCTGTTGAACGTGCTGTCGATCACGCCGACCGAAGATGTCGCGTTTACCAACGCCGACGTCTTTTTTCGGCTGAGCGAAAACGAACTCTATTTTGACGATCTGAAACTGTGGGGCAGCTTGATCGCACTGCACGGCAAAGGAATGTTGGATCGCCGTCGCGAGTTGGACCTGACGTTCAACACCCGCGTCTCGCCTCGCAATACCTTCACCCGCATCCTCCGCCCGCTGATGGACCAGCGTTACACCCTGTGGACCGTTGATGTGTCGGGGCCCGTTGATAACCCCAGCATCGAACGACGTGCCCTGGACGGCGTCGGCCAAACGATCGAACGGTTGTTCCAAGGGATGAACGGCTCGCCGGACGCCGATCGCAAGGACCGCTCCGCCGGCGTCGGCCGCGTGCTGCAGTAGTGGCATCCGGCGGCGGGCACGAAGAATCCACCGGGCGAGCACGGATCGCGGGGTGAAGTTTCAAGTTTCATCATTCTGCCCCGAATCATTCTGCCATCGCTCTCTTGATTCTCACCGGTCTTCCGCAGCGGTTATAAAAATGAGATCAGTGGCATGTGATTGGTCTTCATTCAACGGGAACTCAAGATGAGCGGCAAAAGCAGTCAGGACGAGCGAATCGCAAAGATGACGTTCGCTTCGGTTTACCCGCACTATCTGGCAAAGGTTGAAAAGAAAGGCCGCTCGAAAGAGGAGCTGCATCAGGTGATCAAGTGGCTGACCGGGCTGAACGAGCGGTCGCTGCAAAAGCAGATCAAGGACAAAACGACGTTTGAACAATTCTTTCGCGCCGCGACCATCCATCCGAACGCGCACCTGATCACCGGCGTGATCTGCGGCCACCGGGTAGAAGACATCGAAAACCCGCTGACGCAACGGGTCCGCTACCTCGACAAGTTGGTCGACGAACTTGCCAAGGGACGGAAAATGGAAAAAATCCTTCGCTCCGTGTGACCACCGAGTCTCTATTGTCCGCGCCGCAGGCCGCATCCCATCGCTCCTGCATTCTTCCGAATTTTTGAAATCCGAATCGGCCCGTCGCTCGTCAGACCGGTAGTGCACCGCCCGCCCCAGACGAGGACCGAACCGTGATTGATCCATTGAAATCAAAACGCTTGCTGGCTGCCTTCACGTTCTGCCTGCCGCTGCTGGGGTGTGCTCAGCAATCCGAAAGCACCAGCATCGCCGAGGTGCTCGATCGTGCCGAAATCCAAACGTCGGCGGAGAATCCTGCGGTCGCCTTGGTCGCCGGAGGTGACGTGCCCGCGCTCCAGACGGCCGATCGATCGGTCTCCAAACGCAAGATCATCTACACGGCCGAAGTCGAATTGGTGGTCGAAGATTTTGCAGCCTTCGAACGCCAGATTCCCGCCGTGATCGGCACCCACGGCGGGTTTGCCGCGGAGCGTCAGACCGATCGACGCCACGGCGACCACCGCGGCGGCACCTGGGTGATTCGCGTCCCGGTGGAAAACTACGACGCCTTTCTTTCGGGCCTGGATTCGCTCGGTTTTGCCAGATCCCGCAGCGAGACGTCCGATGATGTGACCGAAGCCTATGTCGATTTGGAAGCCCGCATCAGCAACAAACACAAGCTGGAAGAACGCATCGTCGCGATGCTGGAAGAACGCCCCGGCAAACTCTCGGACCTGATGGAGATCGAACGGGAACTGTCACGGGTGCGGGAAGAGATCGAACGGATGGAAGGTCGAATGCGGGTGTTGACCGACCAGACGTCGCTGGCCACCGTGACGCTGCGGATCACCGAAGAAGCGACCTACCAGCCGCCGGCGGCACCGACCTTGGGCGACCGCATCGCGGCTACCTGGAGCGGTTCGGTCCGATCGATCACCGGCCTCGCCAGCGGACTTGTGATCCTGGCGGTGGCACTGGCTCCCTGGACCGTAATCCTGCTACCGATCGCGATGATTGCCTATCGACTTCGCTCGCGGTGGATCGGTGTGTTTCGACACAACCTTCCGGCTTCGTGATTCCTCGTCGTCTACGTCAGCCCAAAGGTCGGTTAAGATTGCAAATTGCAAAATGAACATTTCCAATTGAAAATTTGCATTGTTCAATTTGCAATTTGCAATTCTCCGTCCGCCCGCGTCCTCACGGCCCATCCTGTTTCGGCTAAAGCCCAATACCGCTAAGTTAAGGCCGAGGGAGAAGCCCGGACGCTGGCGCGAACCGGCTGATGTCGGACGATGATCAACCGTTTGGCGCGAGCCTACGGGCCCTCCCCGCAGGAAACAACGCTCAACTTAGCGGTATTGGGCTAAAGCCAGGCCGAGCGGCGACAAATTTGAGAAGGAAGCGAAACCGGGGCAGACGCTTGAGCGGCTTCAGCCGATCGTCTCTCAGCCGATTTCCACGCAGTTGCAGACTTGGCCGAGCACGCCGGCTTGGCGGATCGCCGGAACCAGGGCTTGCTTGAGGGCGACCGACGGCAATTGTCCGCGAAGCACGATTCGCGACCCCTCCATCGAAATCTCAAGGTTGGCCAAGTGGTCACAGAGTTCGTGGTGGGCACACAGAACCGAGTCGATTCGCTGGATCAGGCGGGTGAAACGCGAATCGGAAAGTTGTGATGTAGCCATCGGGCTATCTCCCAAGCGGCGGAAGTGATTTTCGCTACTCGAACAAGCGGACTTCTGCCGTTGAAGTGACAAACAAAACTGGAAATTTTGCCGGGACGCAGAAATATCAGGCGGAGACTCCTACGTCGAGGCGAATCGGAGTCAACATTTTGTTTTCGTGAAAAACGCGCAATGTCGATCTATCTACCGCAATCGTCCCTTAACGCTAATCAGATGCTCGAAAAAACGTTTTGTTTTCCAAAAACTTTTTAAAAGTTCATGCCTTTCGGGCCGATTGAACGCTCCGCCCGGTTCCCCCCGTGCGCGCCGGCACAGGCAACACGGAAAGTACCGTTTTATTGTCCTGCTGGATGAACCCTCCCCGCGGGAGGGTTCGCAATGGCACGAGAGCATCGGCTCCAAATTTAGCCCCGGAACCGGAAAACGAATGAAGCCCCTCCCTTGAAGGATTTTTGTCGTCAGGTGGTGCGCTCGGTGCGGGGGTCTGTGGGAATCAAAAAAGCCCACCGATGGCAGCGCGAACCCACGGATCGTCGACCGCATAATATCCGTGGATTCGCGCTGCCATCCGTGGGCACTGATCTCCTTGTGGTGTAGGGTGGCCGGCGAACAAATGAGTCCCCCTTTGCAACCCAACGATGGAGCAAACCGATGGCTGTCGAGATTCATGTGGTGTACACGGGCCAGCTCGGTTGCACGGCGACGCACGGCCCGAGCCAAACGACCTTGATTACCGACGCACCGCTGGACAACGGCGGCAAGGGGGAATCGTTTTCCCCGACGGACCTGGTCGCCGCGGCACTTGGTAGTTGCGTCCTAACGATTCTGGGGCTCGTCGCCGAGCGTCACGAGTTGGACATCAAGGGGACCGAAGTCCGGGTGGTCAAGGAGATGATCCAGAAGCCGGTCCGTCGGATCGGAAGTTTGCGGACGGTGGTGACGATGTCAGCCGCCGCGGTGAGCGAGGCCGCGATGCGGGACCGGCTGGAATCGGCGGCGCGGAAGTGCCCGGTCCACCAAAGTCTTCATCCGGACATCGATGCGGCGATCGAGTTTGTCTATGTGTGAATCGTCCACAGGGATTCCGCCGCAGCTTGGTTTTCGGGTCAACGGTAGTGGGCGACGCGAGGAGTCCTTGCACTGCGCGTTTGGAAAGGACTCGTCGCCTCGTCCACTACCCAAAACCGAAGCGGTGGCAGATCGCTAAACGTAGCGAACCTTGCCGGTCCCGAAGGTGATGTTTCCGATCGGCGTGGCTTGGATCCCCAGATCGGCCAGTTGAGATTGGATGCTGGCGGCATAGAAATCACTGACGATCATGGCCATGCCGATGCCCATGTTGAAGACGCGTCGCATTTCGGCGTCGGCGACGTTGCCGGTTTGTTGCAGGAATCGGAAAACGGCAGGCGGTTCCCAGCTGGTCGGATCGATTTCGGCATCCACGCCCGGGGGCAGGATCCGATCCAAGTTCTCTTCGATCCCGCCGCCGGTGATGTGGGCCAGACCGTGGATGACCTGTTTGACTCGGTAATGGTTTTGGACGGCCCGAACGGCGGCGACATAGATTTGAGTCGGCGTCAGACATTCTTGGGCGATCGTTTTGCCGCCCAGGGCCTCGGGGGTGGAATCCCAGGTCAGCCCTGCATCGGCGATGATTTTTCGCACCAGTGAAAACCCGTTGCTGTGCAAGCCACTCGAGGCGATCCCCAGCACGACGTCGCCTTCGCCGATCTGTTTGCCGTCGATCAGCCGTTTTCGTTCGACGACACCGACGGCGAAACCGGCCAGGTCGTAGTCATCATCGCCGTACATGTCGGGCATGATCGCGGTTTCGCCGCCCAGCAGTGCCATGTCGCCGGCGACGCAGCCGTCGCTGATTCCCTGGACGATCTGTTCCAGCCGAGCCGGGTCGTCTTTGCCCATCGCGACGTAATCGAGAAAGAACAGCGGTTCGGCGCCGGTGCAGAGCAGGTCGTTGACGCACATGGCCACCAAATCGATTCCGACGGTGCTGTGGACGCCGGTGGTTTGAGCGATTTTCAGTTTGGTGCCCACGCCGTCGGTGCCGCTGACCAGTACCGGCTGTTCGTAGTTGCGGGCGAACAGTTTGCCGGCGAAATCGAGTTGAAACAGGCCCGCAAACCCACCATCGCTGGCCAGCACGCGTGGGGAGAAGGTGCGATGCATCAGTTTGGGCAAACGCCGCATCGATTCGGCGTACACGTCGAGGTCAACGCCGGCGTCCTTATATGTCGCAGCCATGGAGGGGGGATCAGCAGTCAGGTTGGGAGTGGAAAATCGGGTCAGCGGCTCCAGTTTGACATCACCACGGCGGCTCTGGTAGCCGTCTGGCAATCAGAACGCCATTATCCGCGGTGTAGTGCGCGGCGATGTTCCACCCACCCTTGCGGGCCTCCGATGGCGGTCATTGAGGCCGCCAAAAACGCCGGAAAACGGTAAACTGTGCCGGTTGACTAAGTGATGTCGGGGCCAATTCCCGGCTGATAGGTCCGACCGTCAGTGTTTCACCAACCGTTTCCTGAGGCTTCTTCGGCAATCCATCGCTAGGCGTCATCGCATGCTCGGCGGCCTGCCTGTTTTCCAAACTCCGCCCCGTGTCTGACAGAACAATGGTCAGCAGGTGGTAGGGTTTCTGGCAAGCATTGTGCAGGCACGTGATGCAGGCGCATTGGAGGTGGCACATGGTGTGCTCACCCCACAGACGCGTTCAGAAAGGATTGCAGGAGACACTCACAACATGCTTATGCGACAACCGACCGGAAACCTTCAGTTCACCTACCAGCCGCCGTTCGGTGCAACGTTGCAGGAGAACGGCGTCCAGTTTTCGGTGTTCAGCCGCTCGGCAACCGCAATGCGTTTGCTGCTCTACAACAAAGTCACCGACCAGGAACCGGCCGACATCATCGAGTTTGATCGCGAGACCGATCGTTGGGGTGACGTCTGGAGTCTGAACGTCAAAGGGCTGGAAGCGGGGCAGCTGTATCACTACCAGGCCAGCGGACCGTGGGACCCGGCCAAGGGGCAACGCTTCGATTCGGCCGCCCGTCTGATCGATCCCTACGCGCAAGCCCTCGCGGGAACCTTCGGACGCAGCACCGACGGCGTCGTGCGGCCTCCCAAATGCGTCGTCGTCAAAGATGACTTCGATTGGGAAGACGACCGGCACCTCCGCCGTGACCTGAGCGAGTCGGTGATCTACGAAATGCACGTACGTGGCTTCACCAAAAGCCGCACGGCCAAAATCAAATGCCCCGGCACCTACCTGGGTGTGATCGAAAAGATCCCCTACCTGCAATCGCTCGGCGTGACCGCCGTCGAACTGATGCCGGTCAACGAGTTTCCGATCCTGGATATCTACGGCAACCCGCCCCAGCGGCCCAATTATTGGGGCTACGACCCGATGGCGTTCTTCTCGCCGCACCGCGGATACGCCTTCGACAAACGCCCGGGAGCGCAAGTCAACGAATTCAAACAGATGGTCAAAGCGTTGCACGCGGCAGGGATCGAAGTGATCCTGGATGTCGTGTTCAACCACACCTGCGAAGGCAACGAGCAAGGCCCGACGCTGTCGTTCAAGGGGCTGGAGAATCAGGTTTACTACATCTTGAGCGAAGGGGAGCACTACACCAACTACAGCGGATGCGGCAACACGCTGAACGGCAACCACCCGGTCGTCCGCGAAATGATTTTTCATTGTCTGCGGCATTGGGTGCACAACTACCACGTCGACGGATTCCGGTTCGATTTGGCCAGTATTCTGTCACGTGACCGGGGCGGAAACCTGGTCCCCAATCCGCCGATGGTCGAACTGATCGCCGAAGACCCGCTGTTGGCCGACACCAAGATCATCGCCGAAGCCTGGGACGCCGCGGGCGCCTACCAGGTCGGTTCGTTCGGCAACCACCGTTGGGCGGAATGGAACGGCCGCTACCGCGACGATGTTCGTGGATTCTGGCGTGGTGACGGCGGCACGTTGGGCGCGCTGGCGACCCGACTGGCCGGCAGCAGCGACTTGTACGAACACGCCGGACGGCCTCCGTTTTGTAGCATCAACTTCATCACCAGCCACGACGGTTTTACCCTCAACGACCTGGTCAGCTACAAAGAAAAGCACAACATGGCCAACGGGGAAGACAACCGCGATGGCGACAATCACAACATCAGCGACAACTACGGCGTCGAAGGCCCGACGCGGAAAAAAGGCGTCAACACCATCCGTGGACGACAAATCCGCAACATGCTGGCAACCCTGCTGTTGTCACAAGGCGTCCCGATGATCGTCAGCGGCGACGAAGTCCGCCGCACCGCACGCGGCAACAACAACGCCTACTGCCAGGACAACGATCTGAGCTGGTTCGATTGGCGGATGGTCGACAAGAACAAGGATGTGCTGCGGTTTGTCCAATCGCTGATTCACTTCCGACGCCAGCAACCGACCGTGCGGCGCATCAATTTCTTGACCGGGCAACCGGTCGACGGCCGCTTGATCCGCGACGTGTCCTGGTACGCCGATGACGGCAGCCCGCTGGATTGGGGACAACACCATCTCAGCATGGTCGCTTACATCGCCGCCCCGAGTCGGGCCGAAGACCCGGCCGGCCTGGGACGCGATCTGGTGATGATGTTCAACAGCACCGGCGACGACCGCACGCAACAATTGCCGGCGGTCGGCCGCGGCATGAAATGGAACCTGTTCCTGGATACCGCCGCGGACTCCCCCAAGGACATTTATCCGGATTTGAACGGGCCGATGCCGCCGAGCAATCGGGCCGTGGACATGCCCTGTCACTCGCTAAAGGTGTTCGTCAGCGGCAAAGTGTCCGCGAAGCGCCGCAAGTAGGGACGCGAAGCGGCGAAAATAACCGCCACTCGCTTCACCTTGCTCAGATTTGTTACACTCTGGAGAGCCCGATCTCGGCACCGTTTGCCGGCTCGGGTTTTTCCATTGGAATCGATTCGGAACGGCGATGCTTCTATCGAGCGACGAGATTCACCGGCGGCTGCGACTGGACGAAATCAAGATCGATCCGTTCGACCCCGCCCGGTTGAACCCCAACGGGTACAACCTCGCCTTGCACGACGAACTGTTGGTTTACGAGGAAGTTGTGCTCGACGTCGCGGTCCCCAATCGCTATCGGCGACTGGAGATCCCCGCCGAAGGGCTGACCCTGCAACCCAACGTGTTGTACCTGGGCCGAACGGTCGAATACACCGAGACCCGGGGCTTGGTGCCGATGATCCAAGGCCGTAGCTCGCTGGGCCGATTGGGGTTGTTCATCAACCCCGGCGGATCGCTGGGCGACGTGGGCTATTGCGGCACCTGGACGTTGGAAATGCATTGCGTCCAACCGGTCCGGATCGTCCCCGGCATGCAGATCTGTCAGATTTATTATCAAGAACTCAGCGGCGACGGTGCGGCGTACTGTAGTGACAAGTATCAACACAGCCGCGACATCCAACCCAGTTTGATGTACCGCGAATTCGGCGGCACGGTTGACGAAACGCAACTGGAGCTTAACTTCGGCGAAACTCCCAGCCGTTGATCGCATGCCTGTTCCGAAAGACAATCGCCCGCTCCGCTCTCCCAACGAGAAAGGCCGCTACCGCCGCGCCTGGAAGGAGAGTCATGGAAACCTGCTGCTGGCCTTTGCCGGGCTGATCTTCCTGATCGGGTTGGCGATGATCTGGGCCAGCCCCCCGGGCACCCCAGAAATCGACGTCGACTTGGGAACCGTTGACAGCGCCGACCAAGTTGTTTCGCTGCCTCCCAACGTGATTTTGATCCGGGTGGCGACCAGCCAGCTCAATTCCGAAGGCCCGATTCGGATCGCGGTTTACGATTCGCCCCACACGTTTGGAAACCCGGAACAGGCGATCATCAAAGATTCGTTGGTTCCGATCGACGGGTTCGTGGTGTGGGAGATCAAGCTGGATTTCTTGCCGGAACAATTCGCGATCGCCGCCTACCATGATCTGGACGACAACGGCGAACTGAATCGCGCGCTGTTCAATGCGCCGGTAGAACCCTACGGGTTCTCCAACAATGCACGCAGCCTGGTCGGGCCGCCGACCTACGAGCAAACGATCATGCAGCGGCCGACCGAATCGACGGCCATCGAAATCCGTGTGTATTGATTGATGCTTTGGATTCGCCCGCTGTTGTTGACGTTGCAATTGATGGGGTTGAGCGTCTTGGTGGCCGCGGCGATCGGAATCCCGCTCGCGTTCTTGATTTCGCTGGTTCCGCAACGCCGCCGATGGGGGCGTGCGGTCAACGCCTATTGTCTGGTCAGTTTGGTCGCCTGCCTGGCCACCCCGATGATCCTGCACGCCGCGGCGTGGGAAGCCACCGCGGGAAAATTCGGCTGGTTGACGTTTTCACAAACGGCCGCGCGGACCTACACCGGACTGGCCGGCCGCTATAGCGGGCTGGTCGCTTGTGTTTGGATTCACGGCTTGTTGGGCGCCGCGGTGGTGTCGTTGGCGACGTGGTTCGCGACCGTGCGGATCGCCCCCGAAGTGATCGACCAGAGTCGGCTGGACGGCGGCAGGACATGGACGTGGTGGCGGATCCGGTTGCCGATCGCCGCGCCGTGGGTGGGCACCGCTCTGTTGGCCACGGCGATCCTGGCGGCCACCGAAATGACCGTCGTCGACCTGTACGGCGTGCGCACCTTGGCCGACGAGTTCTACCTGTTTCACGCCGTCAGCCCTTCGATCACGTCCATCCTGGTCCTGCTGGTGCTGCCCTGCGCCCTGTCGATCGCGATCTTCAGTTCGTTTCTGGTTTCCAGACGCCGCGGATCGGACGTCCGCAGTTTGCGACACCAACCATCGCAAAGTGGTGACGACGGACGACGGCCGCTGATCCCCGGCTTGGCGGCGGCCGCCGCGATTGTGATGGTGACGCTGATGTATGCGTTCCCGTTGGCCGGTT containing:
- the dcd gene encoding dCTP deaminase, producing MLLSSDEIHRRLRLDEIKIDPFDPARLNPNGYNLALHDELLVYEEVVLDVAVPNRYRRLEIPAEGLTLQPNVLYLGRTVEYTETRGLVPMIQGRSSLGRLGLFINPGGSLGDVGYCGTWTLEMHCVQPVRIVPGMQICQIYYQELSGDGAAYCSDKYQHSRDIQPSLMYREFGGTVDETQLELNFGETPSR
- the purM gene encoding phosphoribosylformylglycinamidine cyclo-ligase gives rise to the protein MAATYKDAGVDLDVYAESMRRLPKLMHRTFSPRVLASDGGFAGLFQLDFAGKLFARNYEQPVLVSGTDGVGTKLKIAQTTGVHSTVGIDLVAMCVNDLLCTGAEPLFFLDYVAMGKDDPARLEQIVQGISDGCVAGDMALLGGETAIMPDMYGDDDYDLAGFAVGVVERKRLIDGKQIGEGDVVLGIASSGLHSNGFSLVRKIIADAGLTWDSTPEALGGKTIAQECLTPTQIYVAAVRAVQNHYRVKQVIHGLAHITGGGIEENLDRILPPGVDAEIDPTSWEPPAVFRFLQQTGNVADAEMRRVFNMGIGMAMIVSDFYAASIQSQLADLGIQATPIGNITFGTGKVRYV
- the glgX gene encoding glycogen debranching protein GlgX — protein: MLMRQPTGNLQFTYQPPFGATLQENGVQFSVFSRSATAMRLLLYNKVTDQEPADIIEFDRETDRWGDVWSLNVKGLEAGQLYHYQASGPWDPAKGQRFDSAARLIDPYAQALAGTFGRSTDGVVRPPKCVVVKDDFDWEDDRHLRRDLSESVIYEMHVRGFTKSRTAKIKCPGTYLGVIEKIPYLQSLGVTAVELMPVNEFPILDIYGNPPQRPNYWGYDPMAFFSPHRGYAFDKRPGAQVNEFKQMVKALHAAGIEVILDVVFNHTCEGNEQGPTLSFKGLENQVYYILSEGEHYTNYSGCGNTLNGNHPVVREMIFHCLRHWVHNYHVDGFRFDLASILSRDRGGNLVPNPPMVELIAEDPLLADTKIIAEAWDAAGAYQVGSFGNHRWAEWNGRYRDDVRGFWRGDGGTLGALATRLAGSSDLYEHAGRPPFCSINFITSHDGFTLNDLVSYKEKHNMANGEDNRDGDNHNISDNYGVEGPTRKKGVNTIRGRQIRNMLATLLLSQGVPMIVSGDEVRRTARGNNNAYCQDNDLSWFDWRMVDKNKDVLRFVQSLIHFRRQQPTVRRINFLTGQPVDGRLIRDVSWYADDGSPLDWGQHHLSMVAYIAAPSRAEDPAGLGRDLVMMFNSTGDDRTQQLPAVGRGMKWNLFLDTAADSPKDIYPDLNGPMPPSNRAVDMPCHSLKVFVSGKVSAKRRK
- a CDS encoding DUF2141 domain-containing protein — protein: MPVPKDNRPLRSPNEKGRYRRAWKESHGNLLLAFAGLIFLIGLAMIWASPPGTPEIDVDLGTVDSADQVVSLPPNVILIRVATSQLNSEGPIRIAVYDSPHTFGNPEQAIIKDSLVPIDGFVVWEIKLDFLPEQFAIAAYHDLDDNGELNRALFNAPVEPYGFSNNARSLVGPPTYEQTIMQRPTESTAIEIRVY
- a CDS encoding ABC transporter permease — its product is MLWIRPLLLTLQLMGLSVLVAAAIGIPLAFLISLVPQRRRWGRAVNAYCLVSLVACLATPMILHAAAWEATAGKFGWLTFSQTAARTYTGLAGRYSGLVACVWIHGLLGAAVVSLATWFATVRIAPEVIDQSRLDGGRTWTWWRIRLPIAAPWVGTALLATAILAATEMTVVDLYGVRTLADEFYLFHAVSPSITSILVLLVLPCALSIAIFSSFLVSRRRGSDVRSLRHQPSQSGDDGRRPLIPGLAAAAAIVMVTLMYAFPLAGLVVKVGHQITVSSDPESTLAVDWSLRHAIGLLAAAPREFSREYVGTATLAALTAAVCIPLAWSLASVTRRRPTLGRSVELLSLILFLIPGPIIGLTVVRLFTLPVPGLQTLYHQTLVPTVVALMARALPVSYWILRAGYAGIDRAILDSARIDFSWLGRLWLVDRPLLAKPLLIAGLAAAVVASGDVPATLPVIPPGVVTVGTRLFALLHSGARHQEAALAFWYVAAIIVLAIASRFRWKRAA
- a CDS encoding DUF2200 domain-containing protein, which produces MSGKSSQDERIAKMTFASVYPHYLAKVEKKGRSKEELHQVIKWLTGLNERSLQKQIKDKTTFEQFFRAATIHPNAHLITGVICGHRVEDIENPLTQRVRYLDKLVDELAKGRKMEKILRSV
- a CDS encoding OsmC family protein; this encodes MAVEIHVVYTGQLGCTATHGPSQTTLITDAPLDNGGKGESFSPTDLVAAALGSCVLTILGLVAERHELDIKGTEVRVVKEMIQKPVRRIGSLRTVVTMSAAAVSEAAMRDRLESAARKCPVHQSLHPDIDAAIEFVYV
- a CDS encoding DUF4349 domain-containing protein, with product MIDPLKSKRLLAAFTFCLPLLGCAQQSESTSIAEVLDRAEIQTSAENPAVALVAGGDVPALQTADRSVSKRKIIYTAEVELVVEDFAAFERQIPAVIGTHGGFAAERQTDRRHGDHRGGTWVIRVPVENYDAFLSGLDSLGFARSRSETSDDVTEAYVDLEARISNKHKLEERIVAMLEERPGKLSDLMEIERELSRVREEIERMEGRMRVLTDQTSLATVTLRITEEATYQPPAAPTLGDRIAATWSGSVRSITGLASGLVILAVALAPWTVILLPIAMIAYRLRSRWIGVFRHNLPAS